The Acetivibrio cellulolyticus CD2 genome segment CCGTAAGTTGGGAATGGCCACATTTCTTCATCAACAATCATTTCAAGCTTGTCAGCCACTGCCCTCAACTCACTCATTTTTACAAATACAACATCCCTGTACATAGCAGCGTGATCGAATGTATCACCTGAGAAGTTTGCAGCATCTGAAGTAGCTTTTTCAAGGGAAGTTATATTCTTTTTAAATTGTGCCAAAAGTGTTGAGACTTCAGAGAGAAGTTCCGTTTGGGCGCTTATATCTACACTCAAACCTGTTGCCTGTATGGAAGCAATTGTACTTGCAATGTTTCCTGTGAAGTCAATAACAGCAGGTAATATCTGACGTTTTGCCATGTCAAGCATTGTAAGGGCTTCAATGTTAATTGATTTGATATATGTTTCAAGTATTATTTCATAACGTGAGTGAAGCTCAGTTCTATTTAATACGCCATGTTTTTCAAATACATTTAAGTTCTTTTCTTTAACCATTGCTTTTGTAGCTTCAACAGTTGAACTTATATTTGGAAGACCTCTTTTTTCAGCTTCTTTTACCCAGTCTTCTGAGTAGTTATTGCCATTGAAGATAATTCTCTTGTGATTTGATACTATTTCTTTCAACAAAAGCTGTACTTCAGCATTAAAGTCTTTAGCTTTTTCGAGGCGGTCTGCTATATCGCTTAGTACTTCAGCAACTATTGTATTTAATACAAAGTTAGGTCCTGAAATGGAACCTGAAGATGGAACCATTCTAAACTCAAACTTGTTGCCAGTAAATGCAAACGGAGAAGTTCTGTTTCTATCAGTTGCATCTTTTGGAAGTGTAGGAAGTGTATTAACTCCTATTTTAAGATCTCCATTTTGAATGGAAGATTTTGCTCCGCCATTTTCTATCTGTTCAAGTATGTCTGTAAGTTGATCACCAAGGAAGATTGAAATGATAGCCGGTGGGGCTTCATTTGCTCCAAGACGGTGGTCGTTACCAGTATTTGCAGCAGAAACTCTAAGCATATCAGCATATTCATCTACTGCTTTTATAACAGCACACAAGAATACTAAGAACTGTGCATTTTCATGTGGTGTTTTTCCTGGATCAAGAAGGTTCTGACCGTCGTTTGTACTCATTGACCAGTTATTGTGTTTTCCTGAGCCGTTAACTCCTGCAAATGGTTTTTCGTGCAACAGGCATACAAGTCCATGTCTTAACGCAACTTTCTTTAATGTATCCATGATTATGTGGTTATGGTCAGTTGCAACGTTTGTTGTACCGAATATTGGCGCTAATTCATGCTGCGCAGGTGCAACCTCATTGTGTTTTGTCTTTGCAGATACCCCTAATTTCCAGAGTTCCTGATCTAACTCTTTCATGAAATTAGAAATTCTTTCTTTAAGCGTTCCAAAATAGTGGTCTTCCATTTCCTGACCTTTTGGAGGTTTTGCACCAAATAAAGTTCTTCCTGTATAAATTAAATCTTTACGCTGATCAAAAAGCTCCTTGTCTACAAGGAAGTATTCCTGTTCCGGTCCAACTGTTGTTATAACTCTTGTTGCAGTAGTATTTCCAAATACTCTCAACACACGAAGTGCCTGTGTTGATATTACTTCCATTGACCTTAACAGAGGTGTCTTTTTGTCCAATACTTCGCCTGTGTATGAACAGAATGCTGTAGGAATATACAAAGTATTGTCTTTAATAAATGCAGGTGATGTGCAGTCCCAAGCGGTATAACCTCTTGCTTCGAATGTTGCTCTAAGGCCTCCTGATGGGAATGATGAAGCGTCAGGTTCACCCTTAATAAGTTCTTTTTCTGAAAACTCCATAATTACTTTTCCATCGTCTGTTGGAGAAATGAATGAATCATGTTTTTCAGCAGTGATCCCTGTCATTGGCTGAAACCAGTGAGTATAATGTGTTGCACCCTTTTCTATAGCCCAGTCCTTCATAGCGTTGGCAACAACCTCTGCTACTTGTGGAAGAAGTGGAGTACCTT includes the following:
- a CDS encoding glutamine synthetase III family protein — encoded protein: MSNFESQTHSLTEVFGSSVFNDATMRERLPKPTYKALKKTIDEGTPLLPQVAEVVANAMKDWAIEKGATHYTHWFQPMTGITAEKHDSFISPTDDGKVIMEFSEKELIKGEPDASSFPSGGLRATFEARGYTAWDCTSPAFIKDNTLYIPTAFCSYTGEVLDKKTPLLRSMEVISTQALRVLRVFGNTTATRVITTVGPEQEYFLVDKELFDQRKDLIYTGRTLFGAKPPKGQEMEDHYFGTLKERISNFMKELDQELWKLGVSAKTKHNEVAPAQHELAPIFGTTNVATDHNHIIMDTLKKVALRHGLVCLLHEKPFAGVNGSGKHNNWSMSTNDGQNLLDPGKTPHENAQFLVFLCAVIKAVDEYADMLRVSAANTGNDHRLGANEAPPAIISIFLGDQLTDILEQIENGGAKSSIQNGDLKIGVNTLPTLPKDATDRNRTSPFAFTGNKFEFRMVPSSGSISGPNFVLNTIVAEVLSDIADRLEKAKDFNAEVQLLLKEIVSNHKRIIFNGNNYSEDWVKEAEKRGLPNISSTVEATKAMVKEKNLNVFEKHGVLNRTELHSRYEIILETYIKSINIEALTMLDMAKRQILPAVIDFTGNIASTIASIQATGLSVDISAQTELLSEVSTLLAQFKKNITSLEKATSDAANFSGDTFDHAAMYRDVVFVKMSELRAVADKLEMIVDEEMWPFPTYGQLLFNV